The Dyadobacter subterraneus genome window below encodes:
- a CDS encoding Uma2 family endonuclease, with protein MIASPGPGKVSTEISANEIPSVLIHEIIDGKPLYRKGYREVLAKTKKIEDIMGSSSLQFFIIDYILGILYSEINRTKYLIATNEAGMHLDRRNNLAGDILIFDKNVLTIDKINKHYSNVPPKISIEIDLDIELEEFTEMGYITIKTKKLLEFGAEKVIWFLTESKKVMIATVEGEWETFDWNRDVEILDGIVCHVGEYLANEGSQFA; from the coding sequence ATGATAGCTTCACCAGGTCCGGGCAAAGTTTCCACAGAGATTTCTGCCAATGAAATACCCAGCGTTTTGATCCATGAAATAATTGACGGTAAACCTTTATACAGAAAGGGATACCGTGAGGTTTTGGCCAAAACGAAAAAGATCGAAGATATCATGGGTTCGAGTTCATTACAGTTTTTTATCATTGATTATATTTTGGGTATTCTTTATTCTGAAATCAACAGAACAAAATATCTTATCGCAACTAACGAAGCAGGAATGCATCTGGACAGAAGAAATAATCTTGCAGGCGATATTCTTATTTTCGATAAAAATGTTTTGACAATTGATAAAATCAACAAGCATTACTCCAATGTTCCGCCGAAGATTTCTATTGAAATCGATTTGGATATTGAACTGGAAGAATTTACAGAAATGGGTTACATTACTATAAAGACAAAAAAGCTGTTGGAATTTGGTGCAGAAAAAGTAATCTGGTTTTTGACAGAATCGAAAAAGGTAATGATTGCTACGGTCGAGGGTGAATGGGAGACATTTGACTGGAATAGAGATGTTGAAATTTTGGATGGGATTGTCTGTCATGTAGGCGAATATCTTGCGAATGAAGGTTCACAATTTGCATAA
- a CDS encoding IS4 family transposase has protein sequence MNSGKYVFAQLLHFIDHYEFEKCVSKYNGDFRTREFNCWNQFIQLFFGQLTSRNSLRDICTCLKAHKNKLYHLGIRSHVNQSTLSRANESRDWRIYADFGQYLIDLVRPLYAINPVPNVSVRNEVFALDSTTISLSLKLFTWAPGKYSRGAIKIHTLLDLRGNIPSFILVTDGKYHDSNILDELLVSPGAIYIMDKAYIDFAALYDMNESGAFFISRAKSTMDYTVIESNFNIDPTSGLRSDKTIILNGYKSSKLYPEPLRLVEYYDDEKEILLSFLSNNDMLSALEIAKLYKKRWQIEIFFKWVKQNLTIKTLWGHSENAVNIHIWVAISTYLIVAYLKHTLKSNLSIYEIMQILGISAFDKTPLKELLTECQINQNVNEQWNLFDE, from the coding sequence ATGAATTCAGGAAAGTACGTTTTTGCTCAGCTTTTGCATTTTATTGACCATTATGAGTTTGAAAAATGTGTATCAAAGTACAATGGCGATTTCCGCACACGAGAATTCAATTGCTGGAACCAATTTATTCAACTGTTTTTTGGTCAATTGACTTCTCGTAATTCCTTACGTGACATCTGCACTTGCCTGAAAGCACATAAAAACAAACTTTATCACCTTGGAATCAGAAGCCACGTTAATCAGTCCACACTTTCACGTGCAAATGAGAGCAGAGACTGGAGAATATATGCCGACTTCGGGCAGTACCTTATAGACTTGGTCAGACCCTTGTATGCTATAAATCCAGTTCCCAATGTCAGTGTTCGAAATGAGGTGTTTGCACTGGATTCAACAACGATTTCCCTAAGCCTGAAACTGTTCACCTGGGCGCCAGGAAAGTATTCACGGGGAGCCATAAAAATACATACACTTTTGGATCTGAGAGGAAATATCCCATCCTTTATCCTTGTTACCGACGGCAAATACCATGATAGTAATATACTTGACGAGCTGTTAGTATCACCAGGAGCGATCTATATCATGGATAAAGCTTACATCGATTTTGCAGCCTTATACGATATGAATGAGTCCGGAGCCTTTTTTATCTCAAGAGCAAAGAGCACAATGGATTACACGGTCATAGAAAGCAATTTCAACATTGATCCTACGTCAGGGCTCAGGAGTGATAAAACCATCATACTCAATGGATATAAGTCCAGCAAACTATATCCCGAACCGCTACGGCTGGTAGAATATTACGATGATGAAAAAGAAATTCTTCTGTCTTTCCTGTCAAACAACGATATGCTTTCTGCGCTCGAAATAGCAAAACTTTACAAAAAAAGATGGCAAATAGAGATTTTTTTTAAGTGGGTCAAACAAAACCTGACTATCAAAACGCTCTGGGGACATTCCGAAAATGCAGTCAATATCCACATATGGGTTGCTATAAGCACTTATTTAATAGTAGCTTATCTCAAACATACCTTGAAAAGCAATCTCTCTATATATGAGATCATGCAAATATTGGGCATATCTGCTTTCGACAAAACTCCATTAAAAGAGCTTCTTACTGAATGTCAAATCAATCAAAATGTCAATGAACAATGGAACCTATTTGATGAATAA
- the pyk gene encoding pyruvate kinase, whose translation MSSKKTKIVATVGPTSETKEMLHALAVAGVNVFRLNFSHGTHADHLARLNTIREINEEFGLNLAILQDLQGPKIRIGLVAEKDGVLIEAGNKLILSNTEVLGTAEKVSTPYDGMYNDVKVGDRVLMDDGKLEVLVTGIDGSDVITQVVYGGLLKSKKGVNLPNTRVSMPSVTTKDYEDLDFGLEHNVEWVALSFVRTASEIVKVKEYIANKGKFARLIAKIEKPEAIANIDEIIEAADGIMVARGDLGVELPAEEVPMIQKMIVEKCNKAGKPVIVATQMLESMIESPRATRAELNDVANSVLDGADAVMLSAETASGKYPLLAVESMSRTIEKVEENTNAVYFKYHSHVNEKPGIDKLNDNVVMSACRLARDTSAAAIIGVTRSGYTSFRLSHHRPKASLLIFTSDKVLMNTLALYWGTKVFFYDKDQGVSTDDLIEDIKLFLIEKGELKKGDVFINTLSMPVSKQRKTNAVKLSVVE comes from the coding sequence ATGTCTTCCAAGAAAACCAAAATTGTTGCTACCGTAGGCCCAACATCAGAAACAAAAGAAATGCTTCATGCTTTGGCAGTTGCCGGCGTAAATGTTTTTCGTCTAAACTTTTCTCATGGTACGCATGCAGACCACCTGGCCAGGCTTAATACTATTCGTGAAATAAACGAAGAATTCGGATTGAACCTTGCCATTTTACAAGATTTGCAGGGACCAAAAATCCGTATCGGACTCGTAGCTGAAAAAGATGGTGTATTGATCGAGGCTGGAAATAAACTTATTCTTTCCAACACAGAGGTTTTAGGTACAGCTGAAAAAGTAAGTACTCCTTACGATGGCATGTACAACGACGTAAAAGTTGGTGACCGTGTTTTGATGGACGATGGTAAGCTTGAAGTTCTGGTAACAGGAATTGACGGAAGCGATGTAATCACCCAGGTTGTTTATGGAGGTTTGCTGAAATCTAAAAAAGGTGTTAACCTGCCAAATACACGTGTTTCAATGCCTTCGGTTACAACGAAAGATTACGAAGATCTTGATTTCGGACTGGAACATAACGTGGAATGGGTAGCACTTTCGTTTGTGCGTACTGCTTCTGAAATTGTTAAAGTAAAAGAATACATCGCAAACAAAGGAAAATTTGCCCGTTTGATCGCGAAAATTGAAAAACCTGAGGCTATTGCTAACATCGATGAAATCATCGAAGCAGCGGATGGTATCATGGTTGCCCGTGGAGATTTGGGGGTTGAATTGCCAGCAGAAGAAGTTCCGATGATCCAGAAAATGATCGTTGAAAAATGTAACAAAGCAGGGAAACCGGTAATTGTTGCAACTCAGATGCTTGAAAGTATGATCGAAAGTCCTCGCGCGACCCGTGCAGAACTTAATGACGTTGCAAATTCGGTATTGGATGGAGCTGATGCAGTAATGCTTAGCGCTGAAACAGCGTCAGGAAAATATCCTTTGCTTGCTGTTGAAAGCATGAGCCGTACGATCGAAAAAGTGGAAGAAAACACAAATGCTGTTTATTTCAAATATCACTCGCATGTTAACGAAAAACCGGGTATCGACAAACTGAATGATAACGTAGTAATGAGCGCATGCCGTCTGGCACGTGATACAAGTGCTGCTGCGATCATCGGTGTTACGCGTTCCGGATACACATCTTTCCGTCTTTCGCATCACCGTCCGAAAGCAAGCTTGTTGATCTTCACTTCTGACAAAGTTTTGATGAACACGTTGGCGCTTTATTGGGGAACAAAAGTGTTCTTCTACGATAAAGATCAGGGTGTTTCAACAGATGATTTAATTGAAGACATCAAACTTTTCCTTATCGAAAAAGGTGAATTGAAAAAAGGTGATGTCTTTATTAATACATTGAGCATGCCGGTTTCAAAACAGCGTAAAACTAACGCAGTTAAATTGAGCGTGGTAGAATAA
- the priA gene encoding replication restart helicase PriA, whose amino-acid sequence MTSLFEDEITLFADLILPVPVPRLFTYRVPRTMAEMIKVGARVIVQFGKNRVITAVVANIHSNPPAQYQAKYILELLDDEPIITTKQLELFNWVSEYYLCNIGEVLNVALPAGLKITSQSRIQHNPEFDYEELLTDQERFILDEIKKHATLSYEEVARLVNQTNITAVIKSLVGKRAIILFEEVKEKYKPKVVKKIRLTSAFVSEKSLVELTASLDKIPKQQDILMRYLSHVPVYNHADLNQKGLDKSIFSQDDGLSDSALQTLIKKGVFEQFDIIVSRFADIPLGPPAIVNLTESQQTAFKEIHEAFSEKEVVLLHGITGSGKTEVYIELIKQAMESGSQVLFLLPEIALTTQIVVRLRKVFGDAMGIYHSKFSDNERVEVWKGILDGKFQFVVGVRSAIFLPFDNLGLIIVDEEHETSYKQHDPAPRYHARDVAVIMAYMHKAKTLLGSATPSLESYYHARSGRYGLVEITQRFGNAALPTFVLIDTKKEKKQKTMKNEFSSVLLQHLESNLNNKEQTILFQNRRGYSPYMQCEECSWISECANCDVSLTYHMKARELRCHYCGHKEEVPRTCPACGSTRVKTIGYGTEKIEEELHLLLPAARVQRMDFDTTRAKNAYQQIIQEFEEGGTDILVGTQMVSKGLDFDNVSMVGIFDADRIIHFPEFRASERAFQMLTQVSGRAGRRADKPGKVLIQTANPAQKILERIIQNDYTGMYDAEIVEREQYHYPPFTRLIKITIKHIDEATSKRAAVALAEKLTANLGQSRVLGPEPPLVERVRNQFLFDILIKLEREKINFKAAKSFIQEKVIDILTDKTIKGVHVVIDVDCV is encoded by the coding sequence ATGACCTCCCTTTTTGAGGACGAAATTACCTTATTCGCCGATTTAATTCTTCCGGTTCCTGTTCCGAGGCTCTTCACTTACAGAGTTCCGCGAACGATGGCTGAGATGATTAAGGTAGGTGCCCGGGTGATTGTACAATTTGGGAAAAACCGGGTTATCACAGCCGTTGTTGCCAACATTCATTCCAATCCTCCGGCTCAGTATCAGGCTAAATATATTCTCGAATTACTTGATGATGAGCCGATTATCACAACCAAGCAACTCGAACTTTTCAACTGGGTTTCAGAATATTATCTGTGTAATATCGGTGAGGTATTAAATGTGGCACTTCCGGCCGGATTGAAAATTACAAGTCAGTCAAGAATTCAGCATAATCCTGAATTTGATTATGAAGAATTGCTGACAGATCAGGAACGGTTTATTCTTGATGAAATAAAAAAACATGCGACACTTTCTTATGAAGAAGTGGCCAGATTGGTCAATCAGACAAATATTACAGCTGTAATAAAATCATTGGTTGGGAAACGTGCTATCATTCTTTTTGAAGAAGTTAAAGAAAAATATAAGCCAAAAGTTGTCAAGAAAATACGTTTGACTTCCGCCTTTGTATCTGAAAAATCCTTGGTTGAATTAACCGCTTCCCTTGATAAAATCCCGAAACAGCAGGATATTTTGATGCGGTATTTAAGCCACGTTCCGGTTTATAATCATGCTGATCTGAATCAAAAAGGATTGGATAAATCAATCTTTTCACAAGACGACGGCTTATCAGATTCTGCTTTGCAAACCCTGATTAAAAAAGGAGTTTTTGAACAGTTTGATATTATCGTTTCCCGCTTTGCTGATATTCCGCTTGGTCCGCCGGCAATTGTTAATTTGACAGAATCCCAGCAAACCGCCTTCAAGGAAATTCACGAAGCTTTTTCTGAAAAGGAAGTTGTGCTTTTGCATGGAATTACGGGAAGTGGAAAAACAGAAGTTTATATTGAACTGATCAAACAGGCAATGGAAAGCGGATCGCAGGTTTTATTTCTGCTGCCTGAAATTGCTTTAACAACACAAATCGTAGTCCGTTTACGAAAAGTTTTCGGTGATGCGATGGGAATTTATCATTCCAAATTTTCCGATAATGAACGCGTTGAAGTCTGGAAAGGGATTCTGGATGGGAAATTCCAGTTTGTAGTTGGCGTTCGTTCCGCAATATTTTTGCCTTTTGATAATCTCGGGCTGATTATTGTGGATGAAGAACACGAAACTTCCTACAAACAACATGACCCGGCTCCACGCTATCATGCTCGTGACGTAGCCGTGATTATGGCTTATATGCACAAAGCAAAAACATTACTGGGTTCTGCAACGCCTTCACTGGAAAGTTATTATCACGCCAGAAGCGGCCGTTACGGTTTGGTTGAAATAACACAACGATTTGGTAATGCAGCTTTGCCTACTTTTGTTTTAATTGACACAAAAAAAGAAAAAAAGCAGAAAACGATGAAAAATGAATTTTCATCAGTTTTGCTCCAACATCTTGAATCAAATTTAAATAATAAAGAACAAACGATTTTATTCCAGAATCGCCGCGGTTATTCTCCCTACATGCAGTGTGAAGAATGCAGCTGGATTTCCGAATGTGCCAATTGTGATGTAAGTCTTACATACCACATGAAAGCTCGGGAACTTCGATGCCATTATTGCGGACATAAGGAAGAAGTACCAAGGACTTGTCCTGCCTGCGGTTCAACCCGGGTGAAAACAATCGGATACGGGACTGAAAAAATTGAAGAAGAGCTGCATTTGCTTTTACCAGCCGCCAGGGTTCAGAGAATGGATTTTGATACGACGCGTGCAAAAAATGCATATCAGCAGATTATCCAGGAATTTGAAGAAGGAGGAACGGATATTTTGGTTGGTACCCAGATGGTTAGCAAAGGTCTGGATTTTGACAATGTGAGTATGGTGGGCATTTTTGATGCAGACAGAATTATTCACTTTCCGGAATTCAGGGCATCGGAACGTGCTTTTCAAATGCTTACGCAGGTAAGCGGAAGAGCCGGACGAAGAGCTGACAAACCGGGAAAAGTTTTAATCCAGACAGCAAATCCGGCTCAGAAAATACTGGAAAGAATTATTCAAAATGATTACACGGGCATGTATGATGCTGAGATTGTGGAGCGTGAGCAATACCATTATCCGCCATTTACCCGGTTGATCAAAATAACAATCAAGCATATCGACGAGGCAACTTCGAAACGTGCCGCAGTTGCTTTGGCAGAAAAATTAACGGCCAATTTAGGTCAAAGTCGCGTGCTCGGACCGGAGCCTCCGTTGGTTGAAAGAGTAAGAAATCAGTTTTTGTTCGACATTCTCATCAAACTTGAACGAGAAAAGATTAATTTTAAGGCGGCAAAGTCGTTTATACAAGAAAAAGTCATTGATATTCTAACCGATAAAACCATAAAAGGCGTCCACGTCGTCATTGATGTGGATTGTGTTTAG
- a CDS encoding type II toxin-antitoxin system VapC family toxin has protein sequence MNLLFDTNIILAVIRASDGYGIISFLNPENLPLYVSVVSEAEIKSIALQNNWGSKRRDLLDIFLDQVNIVDVSNFNVDIYTKIDAYSQIANPAFKTYLFATPRNMGKNDLWIASLAALLGLQLITTDSDFDQLNNVFFDVRKIDQKDLLPYFKSK, from the coding sequence ATGAATCTTCTATTTGATACAAATATAATTCTTGCCGTTATAAGAGCTTCTGACGGATACGGTATAATCAGCTTTCTTAATCCAGAGAACTTACCACTATATGTTTCCGTTGTTTCAGAAGCAGAAATTAAATCCATAGCGTTGCAAAATAATTGGGGAAGCAAAAGAAGGGATTTGCTTGATATCTTTTTAGACCAGGTCAATATTGTTGATGTCAGTAATTTTAATGTTGATATTTACACTAAAATTGATGCTTATTCGCAAATAGCTAATCCTGCATTTAAAACTTATCTTTTTGCCACACCGAGAAATATGGGAAAAAATGATCTCTGGATTGCATCCCTTGCTGCACTCCTGGGACTTCAATTGATTACAACTGATTCTGACTTCGACCAATTGAACAATGTCTTTTTTGATGTTAGAAAGATAGATCAGAAGGATCTTTTGCCCTATTTTAAAAGTAAATAA
- a CDS encoding type II toxin-antitoxin system RelE/ParE family toxin translates to MKIKWNKSAIKQLLDIIQFIEENEFQEYAEKVEKEILNRIRSLPETFHYQSLDRYKIDNDGSFRAFEFERYRISFRVKTTEIRILHIRHTSRLPKRH, encoded by the coding sequence ATGAAAATCAAGTGGAATAAGTCGGCGATTAAGCAATTACTTGACATCATTCAATTTATTGAAGAAAACGAGTTTCAGGAATATGCGGAAAAAGTTGAAAAAGAAATTTTAAACAGAATTCGATCTTTACCGGAAACTTTTCATTATCAATCCTTAGATCGATATAAAATCGATAATGATGGCAGCTTCCGCGCATTTGAATTTGAAAGATATCGCATTTCATTCCGGGTTAAAACAACAGAAATCAGAATTCTACATATTCGTCATACAAGCAGGTTGCCCAAAAGACACTAA
- a CDS encoding aminotransferase class IV yields MSLPLCFETICVKNRQLVNLSYHEARLNKTRTELFGFTDSWNLAELISVPDNITDGYYKCRLAYSEKIDNIKWEPYNFRTITKIRPVYDDTIDYSFKYDDRTSLNNLYEKRGDAEEILIIKNGMVTDTLYCNVAFQKDGQWFTPDSPLLPGTQRAFLLDSGIIEEARISENDISDYSHIKLFNAMISWENTTVLEVEVIQ; encoded by the coding sequence ATGTCCCTTCCATTGTGCTTTGAAACGATTTGTGTCAAAAATCGTCAGCTGGTCAATTTATCTTATCATGAAGCGCGTCTGAATAAAACCAGAACGGAATTATTTGGTTTTACGGATTCATGGAATTTAGCGGAATTGATCTCAGTTCCTGATAACATTACTGATGGATATTATAAATGCAGATTAGCTTATTCGGAAAAAATAGATAACATAAAATGGGAGCCATATAATTTTCGGACAATCACAAAAATTCGGCCCGTGTATGATGATACAATTGATTATTCATTCAAATACGATGATCGAACCTCGTTGAATAATCTTTATGAAAAGCGCGGCGATGCAGAAGAAATTCTGATCATCAAAAACGGAATGGTTACAGATACATTATATTGTAATGTTGCTTTCCAAAAAGATGGACAATGGTTCACACCTGATTCGCCACTTTTACCAGGTACGCAAAGAGCATTTCTTTTAGATTCCGGTATTATTGAAGAAGCCCGAATCTCAGAAAACGACATTTCTGATTACAGTCATATTAAATTATTTAATGCGATGATTAGTTGGGAAAATACGACTGTTCTGGAAGTAGAGGTCATTCAATAA
- a CDS encoding aminodeoxychorismate synthase component I has protein sequence MTNTKQNFSKCLNDWGKRKIPFVFLIDFLLEKPVAWRLDEVDSSETLFDFNGFTNYSENKRNGFLPDFHFTKNPISFDEYQAKFNHVVNNLKAGNSFLVNLSVPTQIETNLGLKDIFQYSKAPYRFWLKDQFVCFSPEIFIKIKEKKISSFPMKGTIDASFPDAENVILSNPKEAAEHATIVDLIRNDISMVADKVWLERYRYIEQIETNQKTLLQVSSEIAGILPDEFDGEFGNLLLKLLPAGSISGAPKPSTLKIIKDAEGYNRGYYTGVMGYFDGENFESAVMIRYIENQNGKLVFKSGGGITAKSDANSEYQELIDKVYLPFAHVPSIVL, from the coding sequence TTGACAAACACGAAACAAAATTTCTCAAAATGCCTCAACGATTGGGGGAAACGGAAAATTCCGTTTGTCTTTCTTATTGACTTTTTGTTGGAAAAACCTGTTGCCTGGCGTTTGGATGAGGTTGATTCGTCAGAAACCTTATTTGATTTTAATGGATTTACCAATTATTCAGAGAATAAAAGAAATGGATTTTTGCCCGATTTTCATTTCACAAAAAACCCAATTTCATTTGATGAATATCAAGCGAAATTCAATCATGTAGTCAACAATCTTAAAGCGGGAAATTCCTTTTTAGTGAATCTTTCGGTTCCAACACAAATTGAAACAAATCTTGGACTAAAAGATATTTTTCAATACAGTAAAGCACCTTACAGATTTTGGTTAAAAGATCAGTTTGTCTGTTTTTCACCTGAAATTTTTATCAAAATAAAAGAAAAGAAAATTTCATCCTTTCCAATGAAAGGCACAATCGACGCTTCTTTTCCTGACGCAGAAAACGTCATTTTATCTAACCCAAAAGAAGCTGCGGAACATGCCACGATTGTTGATCTGATCAGAAATGATATCAGTATGGTTGCCGATAAAGTCTGGCTTGAACGTTATCGTTATATTGAACAAATTGAAACAAACCAGAAGACACTTTTACAGGTAAGCTCCGAAATTGCAGGAATTTTGCCCGACGAATTCGATGGTGAATTTGGAAATTTATTACTGAAACTGCTTCCCGCCGGCTCCATCAGCGGCGCACCAAAACCCAGCACTTTGAAAATCATTAAAGATGCAGAAGGTTATAATCGTGGTTATTACACAGGCGTCATGGGTTATTTCGATGGTGAAAACTTTGAAAGTGCCGTGATGATCCGGTATATCGAAAATCAAAACGGAAAACTTGTTTTCAAAAGCGGAGGCGGAATCACGGCCAAAAGTGATGCAAATAGTGAATACCAGGAATTAATCGATAAAGTTTATTTACCATTTGCCCATGTCCCTTCCATTGTGCTTTGA
- a CDS encoding YpdA family putative bacillithiol disulfide reductase, which produces MHIHDVIIIGGGPCGLAMAIEATKNGLDHLILEKGNITESIRNYPRRMRFFSTAENIEIGGIPFAISEVKANRNEALQYYRKVAGYYNLNFKLFVDVDRTEKQADGTFLVYANDGQIFQSKTVVLATGYFDVPRKLNVPGENLPHVSHYYDEPFKYSYTNVVLVGGSNSSVEAALELYRHDAHVTIVHKEADFRTKVKYWLVPDVKNRVKEGKIHTRFNSITKAIEPGRIQIENIETGELEWLPADFVFLLVGYLPDEHLLFRCGIVLDPQTKVPTFDPETFETNIPGLYLCGTVMAGVFTEKIFIENGRDHAAAIADHLMGREVRKVKELIDRI; this is translated from the coding sequence ATGCATATTCACGACGTTATCATTATCGGCGGAGGCCCATGCGGACTTGCCATGGCAATTGAAGCTACCAAAAATGGTCTTGATCATTTAATTCTTGAAAAGGGAAATATCACAGAATCCATCCGCAATTATCCGCGTCGGATGCGTTTTTTTTCAACGGCTGAAAATATAGAAATAGGAGGGATTCCTTTTGCAATCTCGGAAGTAAAAGCGAACAGAAACGAAGCATTGCAGTATTATCGTAAAGTGGCGGGATATTACAATCTTAATTTCAAGCTTTTTGTGGATGTTGATCGTACGGAAAAACAAGCTGACGGAACATTTCTTGTTTATGCAAATGACGGTCAGATTTTTCAATCAAAAACTGTCGTGCTGGCGACTGGATATTTTGATGTGCCTCGCAAGCTAAATGTCCCAGGTGAAAATTTGCCGCATGTTTCTCATTATTATGATGAACCATTTAAATATTCCTATACCAATGTGGTTTTAGTTGGCGGTTCCAATTCTTCGGTAGAGGCGGCTTTGGAATTATATCGTCACGATGCACACGTCACGATTGTACATAAAGAAGCTGATTTCCGTACTAAAGTTAAATACTGGTTGGTTCCGGATGTGAAAAACCGTGTGAAGGAAGGTAAAATTCATACACGTTTTAATAGCATTACCAAGGCGATTGAACCCGGAAGAATCCAGATTGAAAATATAGAAACCGGTGAATTGGAATGGCTGCCGGCTGATTTTGTATTTCTGCTGGTAGGTTATCTTCCGGACGAGCATTTACTATTCCGATGTGGAATCGTCCTTGACCCGCAAACCAAAGTGCCAACTTTTGATCCTGAAACATTTGAAACAAATATTCCGGGCCTGTACTTGTGCGGAACGGTAATGGCTGGCGTGTTTACGGAGAAGATATTTATTGAAAATGGCCGTGATCATGCGGCGGCAATTGCTGATCATTTGATGGGACGGGAAGTGAGAAAGGTAAAGGAGTTGATTGACAGGATTTGA
- a CDS encoding PIN domain-containing protein yields MKLLLSRKTNKLSEFPASIEDIISVVNQNGFKILSITEKHISNYGQIPLLEIHKDPFDRLILSTALTENITIISADDKFKLYTSQIELITA; encoded by the coding sequence ATGAAATTGCTATTAAGCAGAAAAACTAATAAGTTATCAGAATTTCCAGCATCAATAGAAGACATAATTTCAGTAGTTAATCAGAATGGTTTTAAAATATTGTCAATTACGGAAAAACATATTTCTAATTATGGTCAAATTCCATTATTAGAAATACATAAAGACCCTTTTGACCGACTTATTCTTTCCACCGCTTTAACAGAAAATATAACTATCATTTCAGCTGACGATAAATTCAAATTGTACACATCACAAATTGAACTTATCACCGCTTGA
- a CDS encoding WD40/YVTN/BNR-like repeat-containing protein, whose amino-acid sequence MRGVHAVTPTTCWIGGSSGTVLRTVNGGKSWSVMKVPGGDSLDFRDIHAFGRETAVAMSAGLAETGRARIYRTEDGGETWNLVYQSTQTGVFLDGIDFWNKNQGICLGDPLNGRLFILTTEDGGKTWQELPLENRPEGQPGEASFAASGTSILAVGKDKVFIGTGGGKMARVFRSEDFGRHWKVAETPMPAGPTSGIFGLHFWSKKDGIAVGGDYKNISDTTRNVLLTDDGGETWKYGTSTKPLGLKEAVAIYHKHYSTWNGDTQIRSDDVALVAVGPSGSSSSVNQGKTWIPVGTEPFHAVSFAGNVGYAVGGKGLIGKIEKISRKKKKRRLVFAE is encoded by the coding sequence ATGCGTGGAGTGCATGCTGTTACTCCAACGACTTGCTGGATCGGAGGATCATCCGGAACTGTTTTACGCACCGTTAATGGCGGAAAAAGCTGGTCTGTCATGAAAGTTCCTGGTGGTGATTCATTGGATTTCCGTGATATACATGCATTTGGCCGTGAAACCGCAGTTGCCATGAGTGCCGGATTAGCGGAAACCGGAAGAGCCAGGATATACCGCACAGAAGATGGCGGAGAAACCTGGAATCTTGTGTACCAATCTACACAAACCGGGGTATTTTTGGATGGTATTGATTTCTGGAATAAAAACCAGGGAATATGCCTTGGCGATCCTTTAAACGGCAGATTATTTATATTGACAACAGAAGACGGAGGAAAAACCTGGCAGGAATTACCACTGGAAAACCGTCCCGAAGGGCAACCCGGCGAAGCATCATTTGCAGCAAGCGGAACTTCTATTTTGGCAGTTGGAAAAGATAAAGTTTTTATAGGAACCGGCGGAGGTAAAATGGCTCGTGTTTTCCGTTCCGAAGATTTCGGTCGGCACTGGAAAGTAGCCGAAACACCAATGCCGGCTGGTCCGACAAGTGGAATTTTCGGTTTGCATTTCTGGTCTAAAAAGGATGGAATCGCAGTAGGTGGAGATTACAAAAATATTTCTGACACAACCAGAAATGTTCTGCTTACTGACGATGGCGGAGAGACCTGGAAATATGGCACCAGCACCAAACCTCTTGGACTAAAAGAAGCTGTCGCAATTTATCACAAACACTACTCAACCTGGAACGGCGATACACAGATCCGCTCAGACGATGTTGCTTTGGTGGCCGTTGGCCCATCAGGAAGCAGCTCTTCTGTAAACCAGGGAAAAACGTGGATACCCGTTGGCACTGAACCTTTTCATGCGGTCAGCTTCGCTGGAAATGTAGGTTATGCGGTTGGAGGAAAAGGATTGATTGGAAAAATAGAGAAAATTTCGAGGAAGAAAAAGAAGAGGAGATTGGTGTTTGCGGAGTGA